In a genomic window of Capillibacterium thermochitinicola:
- a CDS encoding aldo/keto reductase: protein MKTNVLGKTGLEVTELCFGALPFGPLQKNLPREEATAVLVAALEAGVNFIDTAQVYKTYAPIREALKQTKKRPVIASKSPAATYEDMQNAIEEALNELNLEEIDIFHLHAARVGEDVFTKRKGALECLYDYKHRGLVKAVGISTHSVKVTALAATVEGIDVVFPLINKTGHGILDGSREEMEKAIARCVAQGKGVYLMKVLAGGILVGDYTQAVEYARSIPGCASLAIGMVSKTEVEYNVAYFQGRKPATIPSLAAMEKHFIVVESLCAGCLECVATCPNHAISERSGKAFIQQEACLTCGYCVGACPQFAIRLV, encoded by the coding sequence ATGAAAACAAACGTACTCGGCAAGACCGGCTTGGAAGTGACGGAACTATGTTTTGGGGCGCTCCCCTTCGGGCCATTGCAAAAGAACCTACCGCGTGAAGAGGCAACGGCGGTTCTCGTCGCCGCTTTGGAGGCCGGGGTCAACTTTATCGATACGGCGCAAGTCTACAAGACCTACGCGCCGATCCGCGAGGCCCTTAAACAGACGAAAAAACGCCCCGTGATTGCGTCGAAGTCGCCGGCCGCCACTTACGAAGATATGCAAAACGCAATCGAAGAGGCGTTAAACGAGTTAAACCTGGAAGAAATTGATATTTTCCATCTCCATGCCGCCCGGGTCGGGGAAGACGTTTTTACGAAGAGAAAAGGCGCCCTGGAGTGTCTTTATGATTACAAACATCGCGGCCTGGTTAAGGCCGTCGGGATCAGCACCCATTCGGTCAAAGTAACCGCACTGGCGGCAACCGTGGAAGGAATTGATGTGGTTTTTCCGCTGATCAATAAGACCGGCCACGGTATCCTGGACGGCAGCCGGGAAGAAATGGAGAAGGCGATCGCCCGCTGCGTCGCCCAGGGGAAAGGCGTTTACCTGATGAAAGTCCTGGCCGGCGGCATTCTGGTCGGCGATTATACCCAAGCGGTTGAGTATGCCCGCTCCATCCCGGGCTGTGCTTCCCTCGCCATCGGCATGGTCTCCAAGACCGAAGTTGAATATAACGTGGCCTATTTTCAAGGCCGCAAACCGGCCACCATTCCTTCCCTGGCGGCCATGGAGAAACATTTTATCGTGGTGGAAAGTTTATGTGCCGGCTGCTTGGAGTGTGTGGCCACCTGCCCAAACCATGCCATTTCCGAACGGTCCGGGAAAGCCTTTATTCAGCAAGAAGCCTGCCTGACCTGTGGTTACTGTGTGGGCGCATGCCCGCAGTTTGCCATCCGCTTAGTTTGA
- a CDS encoding sensor histidine kinase gives MNKKEKPPAGGSFSKIRFSLALKLNLRMLGMLLSVFISMNLLLSILLFGTALWQAEAGARKFIAAYDDKLALVAEPALAAAGYEISMGESRENGLRLPGFIQNRLPLNDPEARRWLSMPGAEAEGSFFDRVQAATYHMTLVAQDTTIHIVYALEPDLRQICFILLILAGSQFLYFIGRIGTNNQVIRQTLKPLTEMAETAKSIHQDMSGAGPTGAGIKRLAGAISTINASALSQGLSIDTSQKELKDLAYAINDMLQRINQAYQSQVRFVADASHELRTPLSVLQGYADLLDRWGKHDERTMQEAIDAIKSETENMKVLVEQLLFLARGDNETIPLEKVVFDAREIVAEIVRETRLIDPAHTFQTVLDGPAYLEADQHLIKQALRILVDNSIKYTPEGGTIRLKVGTAQDTVKIQVQDDGIGIPPADVPRIFDRFYRSDQSRARKTGGSGLGLAIAKWIIDHHGGYYEVLSRLGIGTRITINFPAARPPLAGSGEASGGSSNLDAPVGEKLD, from the coding sequence ATGAATAAGAAAGAAAAACCGCCTGCCGGCGGCAGTTTTAGTAAAATCCGGTTTTCGCTGGCCTTGAAGCTAAACTTGCGGATGCTGGGGATGCTCCTTTCGGTTTTTATCTCCATGAATCTTTTGCTGAGCATCCTCCTGTTTGGTACGGCCCTCTGGCAAGCCGAAGCTGGAGCCCGGAAGTTTATTGCTGCTTACGACGATAAGCTCGCGCTTGTGGCCGAACCGGCGCTTGCGGCCGCCGGTTATGAGATCAGCATGGGGGAAAGCCGGGAAAACGGCCTGCGTTTACCGGGTTTTATCCAAAACCGGCTTCCCTTGAACGACCCGGAGGCCAGGCGCTGGCTGTCGATGCCCGGCGCTGAAGCGGAAGGGTCGTTTTTTGACCGGGTGCAGGCGGCAACTTATCACATGACGTTGGTCGCTCAAGATACGACCATTCACATCGTCTATGCCTTGGAACCGGATCTCCGGCAAATCTGCTTTATCCTGCTGATTCTGGCGGGCAGTCAGTTTCTTTATTTTATTGGCCGGATTGGCACCAACAATCAGGTGATTCGTCAAACTTTGAAACCCCTTACTGAGATGGCGGAGACCGCGAAAAGCATACACCAGGACATGAGCGGGGCCGGACCCACCGGGGCCGGGATTAAACGCCTGGCGGGGGCGATCAGCACCATCAATGCCAGTGCGCTCAGCCAAGGCCTTTCCATCGATACTTCCCAGAAAGAACTGAAAGATCTGGCTTATGCCATCAACGATATGTTACAGCGCATTAACCAGGCTTATCAGTCACAAGTCCGTTTTGTGGCCGACGCCTCCCATGAACTGCGGACACCCCTTTCCGTCCTGCAGGGTTATGCCGATCTCCTCGACCGCTGGGGTAAACATGATGAGCGCACAATGCAAGAGGCGATTGACGCCATCAAAAGCGAGACGGAGAACATGAAAGTCCTGGTGGAACAGTTACTCTTTCTCGCCCGCGGTGACAACGAAACAATCCCCCTGGAGAAAGTGGTTTTTGATGCCAGAGAGATCGTGGCGGAGATTGTACGTGAAACTCGCCTGATCGATCCGGCGCACACCTTCCAAACCGTGCTGGACGGTCCGGCCTACCTTGAGGCGGATCAGCATTTAATCAAACAAGCCCTCCGCATTCTGGTGGACAACAGCATCAAGTATACCCCGGAGGGGGGAACGATCCGGCTTAAAGTGGGAACCGCGCAGGATACCGTCAAAATCCAGGTGCAAGATGACGGGATCGGGATCCCCCCGGCCGATGTGCCCCGTATTTTTGACCGTTTTTACCGCTCCGACCAGTCGCGGGCCCGGAAAACCGGCGGCTCCGGTCTGGGGCTGGCCATCGCCAAATGGATCATCGACCATCATGGGGGCTATTATGAGGTGCTAAGCCGGTTGGGGATTGGAACCCGGATTACGATAAACTTTCCCGCCGCCCGGCCACCCCTGGCCGGTTCGGGGGAAGCATCCGGTGGAAGTTCCAATCTTGATGCTCCGGTGGGGGAAAAACTGGACTAG
- a CDS encoding DUF4342 domain-containing protein, with the protein MVDFEQVQKLRDYANITFEEAKKALEETNGDLLEAVIKLEKENKIHRPEAAGYYSSQSEGRSEEDSAKFQSRHNSHHKGQSFREIVTAFLRWCGGIIHKGNINSFEVLQDDSRIITLPVTVLVVLLLFAFWIVIPLLILGLFFGCRYRFSGPDLDKPAVNQAMEKVSQATARAVDTVVNAVEHMTRDGDKDKGETNGAHSDH; encoded by the coding sequence ATGGTTGATTTTGAACAAGTCCAAAAACTGCGGGATTACGCCAATATCACCTTTGAGGAAGCCAAAAAAGCATTGGAAGAAACAAACGGGGATCTGCTGGAAGCGGTGATTAAACTGGAAAAAGAAAACAAAATCCACCGGCCGGAAGCCGCCGGGTACTACAGTTCCCAAAGCGAAGGCCGGAGCGAAGAGGACAGCGCCAAATTCCAGTCTCGTCATAATTCCCATCACAAAGGCCAGTCTTTCCGGGAAATTGTAACCGCCTTTCTGCGCTGGTGCGGAGGGATAATTCATAAAGGAAACATCAACAGTTTCGAGGTACTGCAGGATGACAGCCGCATCATCACGCTGCCCGTGACCGTTCTAGTCGTGCTGCTCCTCTTTGCCTTCTGGATTGTTATTCCCCTTCTCATCCTTGGCCTGTTCTTTGGCTGCCGGTACCGGTTCAGCGGTCCCGATTTGGACAAACCGGCGGTTAATCAGGCGATGGAAAAGGTATCCCAGGCGACGGCGCGGGCCGTTGACACAGTGGTCAACGCGGTCGAGCACATGACGAGGGATGGAGACAAGGATAAAGGTGAAACCAATGGAGCGCATTCTGATCATTGA
- a CDS encoding LacI family DNA-binding transcriptional regulator → MITIKDIAQKAGVSVATVSKVLNNYPDVSQKTKDKVARVIKEYNFRPNAVARSLTTQKSYTVGIFFTDHFNSGLQHPFFHEVIFGMEKALGDHGYDLLYFADRKWGENFSYREKCQNRQVDGVVLIGVARDDPNLEDLLKSDLPVVFIDLDIRGPKASYVMSDNTGGAAEAVRYLHRLGHTKIGMIMGLTSTKTTQDRLEGFQLAFRELNLTCDPEWLVNGEYTEEGGYRAMRHLLQKKERPTAIFCQSDLMAIGAIRAIEEAGGKVPDDFSIIGFDDIEVSRYLRPGLTTMRQDKMAMGRSAAELILQMIHEPQSNFRPVILPVEVVERESCRCRQ, encoded by the coding sequence ATGATCACGATTAAAGACATCGCCCAAAAGGCTGGCGTATCGGTGGCAACCGTCTCGAAAGTTTTGAACAATTACCCTGATGTCAGCCAAAAAACCAAGGACAAGGTTGCCCGCGTCATTAAAGAATACAATTTCCGGCCAAACGCCGTTGCCCGCAGCTTAACGACGCAAAAATCGTATACGGTCGGGATCTTTTTTACCGACCATTTTAACAGTGGTTTGCAGCATCCCTTCTTCCATGAAGTTATTTTTGGCATGGAAAAAGCCTTGGGCGACCATGGCTACGACCTCTTGTATTTCGCCGACCGGAAATGGGGCGAAAACTTCAGTTATCGCGAGAAATGCCAAAACCGTCAGGTGGACGGCGTGGTTTTGATTGGTGTGGCCCGGGATGACCCGAACTTGGAAGATCTCCTCAAGTCGGATTTACCGGTGGTCTTTATCGATCTTGATATCCGCGGTCCCAAAGCGTCCTACGTGATGTCGGATAACACCGGGGGAGCGGCGGAAGCGGTCAGGTACTTGCACCGCTTAGGTCATACAAAAATCGGGATGATCATGGGGTTGACTTCGACCAAGACCACCCAAGACCGGCTGGAAGGCTTTCAGCTGGCCTTCCGGGAATTAAACTTAACCTGCGACCCCGAATGGCTGGTCAATGGGGAGTATACCGAAGAAGGTGGTTACCGGGCTATGCGTCATCTCCTCCAAAAGAAAGAGCGGCCGACCGCCATCTTCTGCCAAAGTGACTTGATGGCGATCGGCGCGATTCGCGCCATTGAGGAGGCGGGGGGCAAAGTCCCGGATGACTTCTCAATCATCGGTTTTGACGATATTGAAGTCAGCCGTTATTTAAGACCGGGGCTGACCACAATGCGCCAGGATAAAATGGCGATGGGACGCTCGGCGGCGGAACTGATTCTCCAGATGATTCATGAGCCGCAGAGTAATTTCCGGCCGGTGATCCTTCCAGTCGAGGTGGTCGAGCGCGAGTCTTGCCGTTGTAGGCAATAA
- a CDS encoding GH36-type glycosyl hydrolase domain-containing protein → MTQQVQGWQFLEDGTFLLNRPEATKELYFPLANEAGMMAAITPRLHGDSKTGQHHFLLPPVSVEDLHNTKSARNFWFFLDGYGPWSVTGNTPRQILAQEQESVSLRAGFLWHQITRENQALGLKCEVTNLVPANEDRVELMKVKITNTGEREVTLTPTAAIPIYGRSADNLRDHRHVTSLLHRIMTTQYGVVVTPTLIFDERGHRANRVAYAVFGADGQGQPPVGFFPVLAEFIGEGGTLEWPQKVVENSDDFRGAGQQIAGYEAVGALRFASLRLKPKETKSYIIIMVIGPHDTDFEALVRKYGQESAFDQYWQANRRYWQEKLARLSFHTGEQNYDDWLKWVTIQPILRRIYGCSFLPHHDYGRGGRGWRDLWQDCLALLLIEAADVRHLLLNNFAGVRIDGSNATIIGTKPGEFIADRNNIPRIWSDHGVWPLLTTKLYLDLTGDLAFLLAEQTYFKDHLTHRAKAIDQQWTAADGNKQKDRHGRVYRGTILEHLLLQNMTAFFNVGDHNNHRLEGADWNDALDLAPEKGETVAFTSFYAGNLLELSRLLAALRDRLHLETVELATEMMILFDSLAGRVDYDSPSAKRALLNKYFDSCRHTVAGTKVAVKIDDLIADLNAKAEWMVQHLRKNEWVINKEGFAWFNGYYDNDGQRVEGDHPKGVRMTLTGQVFAIMSGVATDEQVQKIVQAADHYLLDKEIGGYRLNSDFRELKLNLGRAFGFAYGHKENGAVFNHMAIMYAYALYKRGFVREGRFVLNTLYRHCCDFAKSRIYPGIPEYFNAQGRGMYHYLTGSASWFLLTLVTETFGIKGDLGDLIIEPKLTKDDFGSGGRLAITTYFAGRKLTVAYENPEHLDYGAYRIGTIEFNGQERREITPGASVRIKRELLTQLPAAQELNLVVVLTANRDRIN, encoded by the coding sequence ATGACTCAGCAGGTGCAGGGTTGGCAATTTCTAGAAGATGGCACCTTCCTCCTCAACCGGCCGGAAGCCACCAAAGAGCTGTACTTTCCGCTGGCCAACGAAGCCGGAATGATGGCGGCCATCACTCCCCGGCTGCACGGGGACAGTAAGACGGGGCAACACCACTTTTTGTTACCGCCGGTTTCGGTGGAGGATCTGCATAACACCAAATCCGCCCGGAATTTCTGGTTTTTCCTTGACGGTTACGGCCCTTGGTCCGTTACGGGTAATACCCCGCGACAAATCTTGGCTCAGGAGCAAGAGTCCGTCTCCTTGCGGGCCGGGTTTCTGTGGCACCAAATAACCAGGGAAAATCAAGCCCTGGGGTTAAAGTGCGAAGTAACCAACCTGGTTCCCGCCAATGAAGACCGGGTTGAACTCATGAAGGTAAAGATCACGAATACCGGAGAACGGGAGGTCACGCTTACCCCGACGGCAGCCATCCCCATTTACGGGCGTTCCGCCGATAACCTCCGGGACCACCGGCATGTGACTTCTTTACTGCACCGGATTATGACCACCCAATACGGTGTTGTTGTTACACCCACCCTGATCTTTGATGAACGGGGTCACCGGGCGAACCGGGTGGCTTATGCGGTCTTTGGGGCTGATGGCCAAGGCCAGCCGCCGGTTGGGTTCTTCCCGGTGCTGGCAGAGTTTATCGGTGAAGGAGGCACGCTGGAGTGGCCGCAAAAAGTGGTGGAGAACAGCGATGACTTCCGCGGTGCCGGCCAGCAAATTGCCGGTTATGAAGCGGTCGGGGCCCTCCGTTTTGCCTCCCTAAGGCTCAAGCCCAAAGAAACGAAAAGCTACATAATCATCATGGTCATCGGTCCGCATGATACCGACTTTGAAGCCCTGGTCCGCAAATACGGACAAGAGAGTGCTTTTGACCAATACTGGCAGGCCAATCGCCGCTACTGGCAAGAAAAATTGGCCCGGCTCAGCTTTCACACGGGCGAGCAAAACTACGACGATTGGCTCAAATGGGTAACGATCCAACCAATCCTCCGGCGCATTTACGGCTGCTCGTTCCTGCCCCACCATGACTATGGCCGGGGCGGCCGCGGGTGGCGGGATCTGTGGCAGGATTGTCTAGCTTTATTGTTGATCGAGGCTGCCGATGTCCGGCATCTGCTCTTGAATAATTTTGCCGGTGTCCGCATCGACGGGAGTAACGCCACGATTATTGGGACCAAACCCGGCGAGTTTATCGCCGACCGCAACAATATCCCGCGGATCTGGAGCGACCACGGGGTTTGGCCGCTGTTGACCACCAAACTGTATCTGGATCTCACCGGGGATTTGGCTTTTCTCCTGGCGGAGCAGACCTATTTCAAGGATCACCTCACCCACCGGGCCAAGGCCATCGATCAGCAATGGACGGCCGCCGACGGGAACAAACAAAAAGACCGCCATGGCCGGGTCTACCGGGGGACCATCCTCGAGCATCTTCTTCTCCAGAACATGACGGCCTTTTTTAACGTTGGTGACCACAACAATCACCGTTTGGAGGGGGCCGACTGGAACGATGCCTTGGATCTGGCACCGGAAAAAGGGGAGACCGTTGCCTTTACTTCCTTCTACGCCGGTAATCTGCTGGAACTGTCCCGTCTCCTGGCGGCCTTGCGTGACCGGCTGCACCTGGAGACCGTTGAACTGGCCACCGAGATGATGATCCTCTTTGATTCCCTCGCCGGGCGGGTGGATTACGATTCGCCCAGTGCCAAACGGGCGCTCTTAAACAAGTATTTCGACTCCTGCCGGCATACGGTGGCGGGGACAAAGGTGGCGGTGAAGATTGATGACCTTATCGCCGACCTGAATGCCAAGGCCGAATGGATGGTTCAACATCTGCGGAAAAACGAATGGGTAATTAATAAGGAAGGTTTTGCCTGGTTTAATGGTTATTACGACAATGATGGGCAGCGGGTGGAAGGCGATCACCCAAAGGGAGTCCGGATGACCCTGACCGGACAGGTCTTTGCGATCATGTCCGGCGTGGCCACCGACGAGCAGGTGCAGAAGATCGTTCAAGCCGCCGACCACTACTTGTTGGATAAGGAGATTGGCGGCTACCGCCTGAATTCCGATTTCCGGGAGCTCAAACTCAATCTGGGACGTGCTTTCGGCTTTGCTTACGGCCACAAAGAAAACGGAGCGGTCTTTAACCATATGGCCATCATGTACGCCTATGCGCTCTACAAACGCGGTTTTGTCCGTGAAGGTCGTTTTGTCTTAAACACGCTCTACCGGCATTGTTGCGATTTTGCCAAGAGCCGAATTTATCCTGGGATTCCCGAGTATTTCAATGCGCAAGGACGTGGCATGTACCATTATTTGACGGGGTCGGCCAGTTGGTTTTTGTTGACCTTGGTGACGGAGACTTTCGGGATCAAAGGTGACCTGGGTGATTTAATTATCGAACCGAAACTGACCAAGGATGACTTTGGATCCGGCGGCCGGCTGGCCATCACCACTTATTTTGCCGGGCGCAAACTCACGGTGGCCTACGAAAATCCGGAGCACCTTGATTATGGTGCCTACCGGATCGGTACCATTGAGTTTAACGGCCAGGAGAGAAGGGAGATTACCCCAGGGGCATCGGTCCGGATCAAACGGGAATTATTGACCCAGCTCCCGGCTGCGCAGGAGCTCAACCTGGTCGTGGTTTTGACGGCAAACCGTGATAGGATAAATTGA
- a CDS encoding glycosyl hydrolase yields MKRRLKGVVFLGVILAAMLLSVSAQAFEVQVGAGSYSTVLPPGRQDVQSTIYRTSSVTGPMSTNDWWSSTAFLAHSERQYPHPLAVWNKAEGLQIYYPGPSIHAWADAIAGWMPHDQPHDFTVGHSAVGSFPDVRVHGYSDWFVTNLYQSGSFSMKTTYGLGSPYVYFLFSGGNPRLTFGHVPTVWYGSASSPVLGITVNGRHYGLFGPTGSTWSGLGSTTFINNLNGKNYFSIAVLPNNSTSTLEKFRQYAYSHVTNTRADWVYDQNTSEVRTTFTYTTVAREGSQTGTIFALYPHQWRYTNKSLLPYTYQSVRGTMKTAEGTSFQTIMKYPGVLPTLPNVASYDLNRLNNYLNQEAARTPNLSVDTYNVGKELGKLAVLAPIADQVGNTYAANVFRNHIKNALQNWLKARDASGNLKSSCVFYYNSNWGTLIGYEDSHGSGPQLNDHHFHYGYFVKAAAEIARVDPNWAAESNWGGMVNLLIRDFAADRNDPLFPYLRNFDPYSGHSWASGHANFGDGNNQESSSEAMNAWTAMILWGEATGNTAVRNRGIYLYTTEMHAIFENWFDVHNENFHPSYPHEQITMVWGGKGANATWWSSNPEEIHGINWLPMHGGSLYLGLYPEYVERNYNDLRARRGSTNWLLWDDLIWMYRAMVNPADALNQMYAGIDDPNNWLEAGNSKAHTFHWIHNFDALGRVDRNVTANYPIYAVFNKNGTRTYVVYNMSNSARTVTFSDGFQMTVPARSMATSQGGAQPTPTPTPTPTPTPSTGPTPTPTPPGGSLPTTWYLFNQAVSGVNPAGENMQTEHSGVTGWQPTKTLDGTAKYWYSPVLNGTYAAGNWSFILWTNNPGGSSNIQVQLYKVNANGSGAVLLGEQTINVSSTGGGNHPTTYNFNLGAVSLVNQRLMVKIVRASGNNATMAYNTNDFPTRLLTPAGSGGGPTPTPTPTPTPTPTPTPTPTPGSGYPQWDPNKVYVKGDRVTHKGKVWEAQWWTQGEEPGTTGPWGVWREVQDGGPAPTPTPTPAPTPTPSPTPTPVPSPTPTPGGGIPQWQAGVSYTQGDLVSYQGNVYECIQSHTALVGWEPPNVPALWRLR; encoded by the coding sequence GTGAAAAGGCGCTTGAAAGGAGTCGTTTTTCTTGGAGTCATCCTCGCCGCCATGTTATTGAGCGTTAGCGCACAAGCCTTTGAGGTACAAGTGGGGGCGGGGAGTTACTCCACCGTCTTGCCGCCGGGAAGGCAGGACGTGCAGTCCACCATCTACCGGACGTCGAGCGTGACGGGGCCGATGTCGACCAACGACTGGTGGAGTTCCACGGCCTTCCTGGCGCATTCGGAGAGACAGTATCCGCATCCGTTGGCGGTCTGGAACAAAGCGGAGGGGTTACAGATCTACTACCCCGGTCCGAGCATCCATGCCTGGGCCGACGCGATTGCGGGCTGGATGCCCCATGACCAACCCCATGATTTTACGGTTGGCCATTCCGCGGTAGGCAGTTTTCCGGATGTGCGCGTCCATGGGTACAGCGACTGGTTTGTGACCAATCTATACCAGAGCGGCTCGTTCAGTATGAAAACCACTTACGGTTTGGGTTCTCCTTATGTCTATTTTCTCTTCAGCGGTGGCAACCCCCGTCTGACCTTTGGCCATGTGCCAACGGTCTGGTACGGGTCGGCCAGTTCGCCGGTTCTGGGGATTACCGTAAACGGCCGTCATTACGGTCTGTTTGGTCCCACCGGGTCGACCTGGTCGGGGCTGGGGAGTACCACCTTTATCAACAACTTAAACGGCAAGAACTATTTCTCGATTGCGGTCCTGCCGAACAACTCGACCTCCACCTTGGAAAAGTTCCGGCAATACGCCTACTCCCACGTGACAAACACCAGAGCGGACTGGGTGTATGACCAGAACACCAGTGAAGTACGGACCACCTTCACCTACACGACGGTGGCGCGGGAAGGGAGCCAGACCGGAACGATCTTCGCGCTTTACCCGCACCAGTGGCGGTACACAAACAAAAGCCTCTTGCCGTATACCTACCAATCGGTGCGGGGGACGATGAAGACGGCCGAGGGGACCAGTTTCCAGACGATCATGAAATACCCCGGCGTGCTGCCGACGCTGCCGAACGTTGCCAGTTACGACCTGAACCGGCTCAACAACTACCTCAACCAGGAAGCGGCGCGGACCCCCAATTTGAGTGTGGACACCTACAACGTCGGTAAGGAACTGGGGAAATTGGCGGTCTTGGCCCCCATCGCCGACCAGGTAGGCAATACTTACGCCGCCAATGTTTTCCGGAACCACATCAAGAACGCGCTGCAGAACTGGCTTAAAGCCCGTGATGCCAGTGGGAACTTGAAGTCCTCCTGTGTCTTCTACTACAACAGCAACTGGGGGACGCTCATCGGCTATGAGGACAGCCACGGCAGCGGGCCGCAGTTGAATGACCACCATTTCCACTATGGTTACTTCGTGAAGGCGGCGGCGGAGATCGCCCGTGTCGACCCGAACTGGGCGGCCGAGAGCAACTGGGGCGGGATGGTCAATCTCCTGATCCGCGACTTTGCCGCCGACCGGAACGACCCGCTCTTCCCGTATCTGCGGAACTTCGACCCCTATTCCGGTCATTCCTGGGCTTCGGGCCATGCGAACTTCGGTGACGGGAACAACCAGGAGTCCTCGTCCGAAGCGATGAACGCCTGGACCGCCATGATCCTGTGGGGCGAGGCGACCGGGAACACCGCCGTCAGAAACCGGGGGATCTATCTGTATACCACCGAGATGCACGCCATCTTCGAGAACTGGTTTGACGTCCACAACGAAAACTTCCACCCGTCTTACCCGCACGAGCAGATTACGATGGTCTGGGGCGGCAAGGGTGCCAACGCGACCTGGTGGTCGTCGAATCCGGAAGAGATTCACGGAATCAACTGGCTGCCCATGCATGGCGGTTCGTTGTACCTTGGCCTCTATCCGGAGTATGTCGAGCGCAATTACAACGATCTGCGGGCGCGGCGCGGTTCGACCAACTGGTTGCTCTGGGACGACTTGATCTGGATGTACCGGGCGATGGTGAACCCGGCGGATGCTTTGAACCAGATGTACGCCGGGATTGATGACCCCAACAACTGGCTGGAGGCGGGGAACTCGAAAGCCCACACCTTCCACTGGATCCACAATTTTGATGCCCTCGGGCGGGTGGACCGGAACGTGACCGCCAATTATCCCATCTATGCCGTCTTCAACAAGAACGGGACCCGGACCTATGTGGTCTACAACATGAGCAACTCGGCCAGGACGGTGACCTTCTCCGACGGATTCCAGATGACGGTTCCGGCGCGGTCGATGGCGACCAGTCAGGGCGGTGCCCAACCGACCCCGACCCCGACGCCCACCCCGACGCCGACACCTTCCACCGGGCCGACGCCGACGCCGACCCCGCCCGGCGGTAGTCTGCCGACCACCTGGTATCTGTTTAACCAGGCGGTCTCCGGGGTGAATCCGGCCGGCGAGAATATGCAGACGGAGCATTCGGGGGTCACCGGTTGGCAGCCCACCAAGACCCTGGACGGGACGGCGAAATATTGGTATTCGCCGGTCCTGAACGGGACATATGCGGCGGGGAACTGGTCCTTTATCCTGTGGACCAACAACCCGGGCGGCAGTTCCAATATCCAGGTGCAACTGTACAAGGTGAACGCCAACGGTAGTGGTGCCGTCCTCTTGGGCGAGCAGACGATCAATGTCTCCAGCACCGGCGGGGGCAATCACCCGACCACCTACAATTTCAACTTGGGCGCCGTGTCCCTGGTCAACCAACGGCTTATGGTTAAGATCGTCCGCGCTTCGGGGAACAATGCGACGATGGCGTACAACACCAACGACTTCCCAACCCGGTTGTTGACACCGGCCGGTTCGGGAGGCGGGCCGACCCCGACACCAACACCCACCCCGACACCCACTCCGACACCAACCCCAACACCAACTCCGGGGTCTGGCTATCCGCAGTGGGATCCCAACAAGGTATATGTGAAAGGGGACCGGGTAACTCATAAAGGTAAGGTCTGGGAAGCGCAGTGGTGGACGCAAGGGGAAGAACCGGGGACAACTGGTCCGTGGGGTGTATGGCGCGAGGTGCAAGACGGAGGACCGGCTCCGACCCCGACGCCTACGCCGGCCCCAACGCCCACTCCGTCCCCGACTCCAACACCGGTGCCAAGTCCGACGCCAACGCCAGGTGGAGGCATTCCACAATGGCAGGCCGGGGTGAGTTATACTCAGGGTGATCTGGTGAGCTATCAAGGGAATGTTTACGAATGTATCCAGTCCCACACCGCGCTGGTTGGCTGGGAGCCACCGAATGTACCTGCTTTGTGGAGACTACGCTAG
- a CDS encoding DUF456 domain-containing protein, whose protein sequence is MKEDLLLVLAGGALLLGFCGSFLPVLPGLPLAWAGLLIARFSSRSAITTTTLVICLIATLLVTLLDSLAPAWFTKRAGGTKAGARGAMVGVIVGLFIGPLGMIFGPFVGAYVGELLHDFSNPRKAFNAALATFVGFLFGTGLKMITGAAFIWVFIRSLL, encoded by the coding sequence ATGAAGGAGGATCTTCTTCTGGTCTTGGCCGGAGGGGCGCTGCTCCTTGGCTTCTGTGGGAGCTTTCTTCCCGTCCTCCCGGGACTTCCGCTTGCCTGGGCCGGGTTACTCATCGCCCGTTTCTCTTCCCGGAGCGCGATCACCACAACGACCTTGGTAATTTGTCTAATTGCAACTCTTCTTGTCACCCTCTTGGACAGTTTGGCACCGGCCTGGTTTACCAAACGGGCTGGGGGGACAAAGGCCGGCGCGCGGGGGGCCATGGTCGGAGTGATTGTCGGCCTGTTCATCGGCCCCCTCGGGATGATCTTTGGCCCCTTTGTCGGTGCTTATGTCGGCGAATTGCTCCATGACTTCAGCAATCCGCGAAAAGCTTTTAATGCCGCTTTGGCTACCTTTGTTGGGTTTCTTTTCGGCACGGGCCTCAAGATGATCACCGGGGCGGCCTTTATTTGGGTGTTCATCCGGTCTTTATTGTAA